One window from the genome of Magnolia sinica isolate HGM2019 chromosome 4, MsV1, whole genome shotgun sequence encodes:
- the LOC131243827 gene encoding uncharacterized protein LOC131243827 — protein MAAVQSAPLSNKVRWGELDEDDGEDLDFLLPPRVVMGPDENGVKKVIEYKFNDDGNKVKITTTTRTRKLAKARLSKRAVERRGWAKFGDAAHEDAGSRLTMVSTEEILIEKPRAPGSKAEETKVAGDPLASLGKGGAVLMVCRTCGKKGDHWTSKCPYKDLAPQAEGFVDRPPTSETAAPASAATKGTYVPPGMRGGAERTGTEMRRRNEENSVRVTNLSEDTREPDLLELFRTFGAVSRVYVAVDQKTGMSRGFGFVNFVNKEDAERAINKLNGYGYDNLILRVEWATPRTN, from the exons ATGGCAGCCGTACAGAGCGCTCCTCTCTCGAACAAGGTCCGATGGGGAGAACTCGACGAAGACGATGGAGAGGATCTGGACTTTCTTCTGCCACCACGTGTCGTGATGGGGCCCGACGAAAACGGTGTGAAGAAGGTGATCGAGTACAAATTCAACGATGATGGGAACAAGGTCAAGATCACGACCACCACACGAACTCGAAAACTTGCCAAGGCTCGCCTGAGCAAGCGGGCTGTTGAGCGCCGGGGCTGGGCCAAGTTCGGCGATGCAGCACACGAAGATGCTGGCAGCAGGCTCACCATGGTCTCCACCGAAGAGATCCTCATCGAAAAGCCAAGGGCTCCCG GTAGCAAAGCTGAAGAAACGAAGGTTGCTGGAGATCCCCTGGCCTCGCTTGGCAAAGGAGGTGCTGTTCTCATGGTCTGCAGGACTTGCGGCAAGAAGGGCGATCACTGGACGTCGAAATGCCCTTACAAGGATCTTGCCCCACAGGCCGAAGGCTTTGTGGACCGACCTCCCACATCAGAAACTGCTGCACCTGCTTCTGCAGCCACTAAGGGGACATATGTCCCTCCAGGCATGAGGGGTGGGGCAGAGAGGACCGGAACAGAGATGCGGCGCCGAAATGAGGAGAATTCTGTCCGTGTCACCAACCTCTCAGAGGACACCCGTGAACCTGACCTGCTTGAGCTCTTTCGCACGTTTGGGGCCGTTAGCCGTGTTTACGTTGCGGTTGACCAGAAAACGGGCATGAGCAGGGGCTTTGGTTTTGTGAACTTCGTCAACAAGGAGGATGCGGAGAGGGCCATCAACAAACTCAATGGGTATGGTTACGACAATCTTATCCTTagagtcgagtgggccactccgCGAACGAACTGA